The Lysobacter capsici genome has a segment encoding these proteins:
- the htpX gene encoding protease HtpX, whose protein sequence is MFKRIALFLATNLAVLILLGIVMSVLQNVFGIRLGNNGAILVMAAVFGFGGSLISLLSSKWIAKRTTGAYVITQPRNADEQWLLATVRAQAQAAGIGMPEVAIYDAPEINAFATGANRNNSLVAVSTGLLRAMTRDEAEAVLAHEVSHVANGDMVTMALIQGVLNTFVLVAARVVGGWIDAMMSGGRESRGPGLFYFVTVFVLDIVFGLLASMIAMAFSRYREFRADAGGARLAGRPKMIAALKRLAQTYGESTLPKQVQAFGISGAVGHGLSRLMRSHPPLEERIAALQSAVDEPVRGSGRVVTR, encoded by the coding sequence ATGTTCAAACGCATAGCGCTTTTCCTCGCCACCAATCTGGCCGTGCTGATCCTGCTCGGCATCGTGATGTCGGTGCTGCAGAACGTTTTCGGCATCCGCCTGGGCAACAACGGCGCGATCCTGGTGATGGCCGCGGTGTTCGGTTTCGGCGGCTCGCTGATTTCGCTGCTGAGCTCCAAGTGGATCGCCAAGCGCACCACCGGCGCCTACGTCATCACCCAACCGCGCAACGCCGACGAGCAATGGCTGCTCGCGACCGTGCGCGCGCAGGCGCAGGCCGCCGGCATCGGCATGCCCGAGGTCGCGATCTACGACGCGCCGGAAATCAACGCCTTCGCCACCGGCGCCAATCGCAACAACTCGCTGGTCGCGGTGTCGACCGGGCTGCTGCGCGCGATGACCCGGGACGAGGCCGAGGCGGTGCTCGCCCACGAGGTCAGCCACGTCGCTAACGGCGACATGGTGACCATGGCGCTGATCCAGGGCGTGCTCAACACCTTCGTGCTGGTCGCCGCGCGCGTGGTCGGCGGCTGGATCGACGCGATGATGAGCGGCGGCCGCGAATCGCGCGGCCCGGGCTTGTTCTACTTCGTGACCGTGTTCGTGCTCGACATCGTGTTCGGCCTGCTCGCGAGCATGATCGCGATGGCGTTCTCGCGTTATCGCGAGTTCCGCGCCGATGCGGGCGGCGCGCGTCTGGCCGGCCGGCCGAAGATGATCGCGGCGCTGAAGCGTCTGGCCCAGACCTATGGCGAAAGCACCTTGCCCAAGCAGGTGCAGGCGTTCGGTATCAGCGGCGCGGTCGGGCATGGTCTGTCGCGCCTGATGCGCAGCCATCCGCCGTTGGAGGAGCGTATCGCGGCGTTGCAGAGTGCGGTCGATGAGCCGGTGCGTGGCTCGGGGCGTGTGGTTACGCGTTGA
- a CDS encoding EAL domain-containing response regulator produces the protein MQFGKDMVLRLLIVDDSVEAAEAIVSALRNSGIAVRPTRPENEQELTALILQHPPDLVLAARNSRNVSMHKLMQSVDASGKDLPVLVLMETVDEAALLAVMEIGARGVVLRSNIVHLQNVVRAEWADLEARRSLRRLEAQVRETERRCDALIDSSRDPIAYIHEGMHIRANAAYLEIFGFESFEDIEGMSLLDLVAPGQVDGFKQLLKQLSKGDAPPPSYETQARALDGNAFPAVMEFTAATYEGEQCLQVVLRRQEIDPELAREVEAMRQRDQVTGLFNRATFLRSLEDAVADAAQNSAHHGLLLIEPDHYNQLLQEIGLDQADQLIKACGERLREAIGPDDVAARFGEHQFAVLTLHSDHSHTSELADKLREAFAGRVLETDHLSLSATASVGGVQIGEKIASVTAVLGKASQCLQSASDIGGNRTELFDPGAVDRAEEERIAAWVARIRDALDADRFVMNYQPLINLHGEPIEMYEAYLRMQSLGPDDSSELVQPLSFLQIAEEHGLLWEIDRWVVGKAIQVIGERMRQGRQTTLLVKITQASLQDESLQQHIVEQLAKHGADGKLLVLQLSESKVFTNLRAAQEFQSRVYHYGVRVGLEQFGAGLNSFQLLTHFDAAFLKIDRSYMEDLTSNPDHQQRVREIAEKARELGRQTVAEFVQDAASMSLLFAAGIDYAQGHFLAAAGPEMDYDFQ, from the coding sequence ATGCAATTCGGCAAAGACATGGTGTTGCGCTTGCTGATCGTCGACGACAGCGTCGAGGCGGCCGAAGCCATCGTCAGCGCGTTGCGCAACAGCGGCATCGCGGTGCGGCCGACCCGGCCGGAAAACGAACAGGAACTGACCGCGCTGATCCTGCAGCATCCGCCGGATCTGGTGCTGGCCGCGCGCAATTCGCGCAACGTCTCGATGCACAAGCTGATGCAGAGCGTCGACGCCAGCGGCAAGGACCTGCCGGTGCTGGTGCTGATGGAGACCGTCGACGAAGCCGCCTTGCTCGCGGTGATGGAGATCGGCGCGCGCGGCGTGGTCCTGCGCTCCAACATCGTGCATCTGCAGAACGTGGTCCGCGCCGAATGGGCCGACCTGGAAGCGCGCCGCTCGCTGCGCCGCCTGGAAGCCCAGGTGCGCGAGACCGAGCGCCGCTGCGACGCGCTGATCGATTCCTCGCGCGATCCGATCGCCTACATCCACGAGGGCATGCACATCCGCGCCAATGCCGCGTACCTGGAGATCTTCGGCTTCGAATCGTTCGAGGACATCGAGGGCATGTCCCTGCTCGATCTGGTCGCGCCCGGCCAGGTCGACGGCTTCAAGCAATTGCTCAAGCAGCTCAGCAAGGGCGACGCGCCGCCGCCGAGCTACGAGACCCAGGCCCGCGCGCTCGACGGCAACGCCTTCCCGGCGGTCATGGAATTCACCGCGGCCACCTATGAAGGCGAGCAATGCCTGCAGGTGGTGCTGCGCCGTCAGGAGATCGATCCGGAACTGGCGCGCGAAGTCGAAGCGATGCGCCAGCGCGATCAGGTCACCGGCCTGTTCAACCGCGCGACCTTCCTGCGCTCGCTCGAGGACGCGGTCGCCGATGCGGCGCAGAACTCGGCCCATCACGGCCTGCTGCTGATCGAGCCCGACCATTACAACCAGTTGCTGCAGGAAATCGGCCTGGACCAGGCCGACCAGCTGATCAAGGCCTGCGGCGAGCGCCTGCGCGAGGCGATCGGCCCGGACGACGTGGCCGCGCGCTTCGGCGAGCACCAGTTCGCGGTGCTGACCCTGCACAGCGATCACTCCCATACCTCCGAGCTGGCCGACAAGCTGCGCGAAGCCTTCGCAGGACGCGTGCTGGAAACCGACCACCTCTCGCTCAGCGCCACCGCCAGCGTCGGCGGCGTGCAGATCGGCGAGAAGATCGCCAGCGTCACCGCGGTGCTGGGCAAGGCCAGCCAGTGCCTGCAGTCGGCCAGCGACATCGGCGGCAACCGCACCGAACTGTTCGATCCCGGCGCGGTCGATCGCGCCGAGGAAGAGCGCATCGCCGCCTGGGTCGCGCGCATCCGCGACGCGCTCGACGCCGACCGCTTCGTGATGAACTACCAGCCGCTGATCAACCTGCACGGCGAGCCGATCGAGATGTACGAGGCCTACCTGCGCATGCAGAGCCTGGGCCCGGACGACAGCAGCGAACTGGTGCAGCCGCTGTCGTTCCTGCAGATCGCCGAGGAGCACGGCCTGCTGTGGGAAATCGACCGCTGGGTGGTGGGCAAGGCGATCCAGGTGATCGGCGAGCGCATGCGCCAGGGCCGCCAGACCACCTTGCTGGTCAAGATCACCCAGGCCTCGCTGCAGGACGAAAGCCTGCAGCAGCACATCGTCGAGCAACTGGCCAAGCACGGCGCCGACGGCAAGCTGCTGGTGCTGCAACTGTCCGAATCCAAGGTGTTCACCAACCTGCGCGCGGCGCAGGAGTTCCAGTCGCGGGTCTACCACTACGGCGTGCGCGTCGGCCTGGAGCAGTTCGGCGCCGGCCTGAACTCGTTCCAGTTGCTGACCCACTTCGATGCGGCCTTCCTCAAGATCGACCGCAGCTACATGGAAGACCTGACCTCCAACCCCGACCATCAGCAGCGCGTGCGCGAGATCGCCGAAAAGGCCCGCGAGCTGGGCCGCCAGACCGTGGCCGAATTCGTCCAGGACGCGGCCAGCATGAGCCTGCTGTTCGCCGCCGGCATCGACTACGCCCAGGGCCACTTCCTGGCCGCGGCGGGGCCGGAGATGGATTACGACTTCCAGTAG
- the gluQRS gene encoding tRNA glutamyl-Q(34) synthetase GluQRS translates to MSGHAAAAIRRYRGRFAPSPTGDLHAGSLLAAFGSWLLARHHGGDWLVRIEDLDPPREVPGAAERQLRALAAFGLDSDETVVRQSQRHALYQHALDRLIDQGRAFVCRCSRSDLAAVGGIHRRCVTSSAEHKSAAPQAAIRLRVNDGDIVAFNDAIQGPQAQDLAREVGDFVLRRADGYWAYQLAVVVDDADQGITDVVRGADLLDSTGRQILLQRALGLPTPAYAHLPLLLDAHGRKLSKSDAARPLDPADPLPALRAAWRALGQSTQALDAVASVTEALDAARVSFNPAQIPNHVSGLAAMHNDPGANAV, encoded by the coding sequence TTGTCCGGACATGCTGCCGCCGCCATCCGCCGCTACCGCGGCCGTTTCGCGCCCTCGCCGACCGGCGATCTGCACGCCGGCTCGCTGCTGGCCGCGTTCGGCAGTTGGCTGCTGGCGCGCCACCACGGCGGCGACTGGCTGGTGCGTATCGAAGACCTCGATCCGCCGCGCGAAGTTCCGGGCGCGGCTGAACGGCAGCTGCGCGCGCTGGCCGCGTTCGGCCTGGACAGCGACGAAACCGTGGTCCGGCAAAGCCAGCGTCACGCGCTGTACCAGCACGCCCTCGACCGTCTGATCGACCAAGGCCGCGCCTTCGTCTGCCGTTGCAGCCGCAGCGACCTGGCCGCGGTCGGCGGCATCCATCGCCGCTGCGTGACCTCGTCGGCCGAGCACAAATCCGCCGCGCCGCAGGCCGCGATCCGGCTGCGCGTGAACGACGGCGACATCGTCGCCTTCAATGATGCGATCCAAGGCCCGCAAGCGCAGGACCTCGCCCGCGAGGTCGGCGATTTCGTGCTGCGCCGCGCCGACGGTTACTGGGCCTACCAACTCGCGGTGGTGGTCGACGACGCCGATCAGGGCATCACCGACGTGGTCCGCGGCGCCGACCTGCTCGATTCGACCGGCCGCCAGATCCTGCTGCAACGCGCGCTCGGCCTGCCGACGCCGGCCTACGCGCATTTGCCGCTGCTGCTCGACGCGCACGGCCGCAAGCTGTCCAAGTCCGATGCCGCGCGGCCGCTCGACCCGGCCGACCCGCTGCCCGCGCTGCGCGCCGCCTGGCGGGCGCTGGGCCAGTCGACGCAGGCGCTCGATGCGGTGGCGAGTGTCACCGAAGCATTGGATGCCGCACGTGTTTCGTTCAATCCGGCACAGATTCCGAACCACGTTTCCGGTCTCGCCGCGATGCACAACGATCCTGGCGCAAATGCTGTCTAG
- the folE2 gene encoding GTP cyclohydrolase FolE2 — MTTSHLPHRSTLPDVAFDAAAAARPLDWVGMANIALPLRIASADGGAIQVAASVDVSVDLRDANARGIHMSRMYLQLQTAFASESLTPAGLRRVLQGLVDGQGGISSAARVVLRYEQLLLRPALASQNAGWKRYPVEIDARLIDGHLQLGLRFSVEYSSTCPASAALSRQLNAERFAADFAAVHPLSTAVVSDWLASERGLAATPHAQRSRADVRVELRPAFDELPLTALIDAIEQALGTPVQTAVKREDEQAFARLNAENLMFCEDAARRVAAALARDPRIERFDAQVSHFESLHAHDAVARVTGEGARD; from the coding sequence GTGACTACTTCTCATCTGCCCCACCGTTCGACCCTTCCCGACGTCGCCTTCGACGCCGCCGCCGCCGCGCGTCCGCTGGACTGGGTCGGCATGGCGAACATCGCGCTGCCGCTGCGCATCGCCAGCGCCGACGGCGGCGCGATCCAGGTCGCGGCCTCGGTCGACGTGTCGGTCGATCTGCGCGACGCCAACGCGCGCGGCATCCATATGTCGCGCATGTACCTGCAACTGCAGACCGCGTTCGCCAGCGAAAGCCTGACCCCGGCCGGCCTGCGCCGCGTGCTGCAGGGGCTGGTCGACGGCCAGGGCGGCATTTCCAGCGCCGCGCGGGTGGTCCTGCGCTACGAACAACTGCTGCTGCGTCCGGCCCTGGCCAGCCAGAACGCCGGCTGGAAGCGCTACCCGGTCGAGATCGACGCACGGCTGATCGACGGCCACCTGCAACTGGGCCTGCGTTTTTCGGTCGAATACTCCAGCACCTGTCCGGCCTCGGCGGCGCTGTCGCGCCAGCTCAACGCCGAACGCTTCGCCGCCGACTTCGCCGCGGTGCATCCGCTGTCGACCGCGGTGGTCAGCGACTGGCTCGCGTCCGAGCGCGGCCTGGCCGCGACCCCGCATGCGCAGCGCAGCCGCGCCGACGTGCGCGTCGAGTTGCGCCCGGCCTTCGACGAACTGCCGCTGACCGCGTTGATCGACGCGATCGAGCAGGCGCTCGGCACGCCGGTGCAGACCGCGGTCAAGCGCGAGGACGAGCAGGCCTTCGCCCGCCTCAACGCCGAGAACCTGATGTTCTGCGAAGACGCCGCGCGCCGTGTCGCCGCGGCGTTGGCGCGCGATCCGCGCATCGAACGCTTCGATGCGCAGGTCTCGCACTTCGAAAGCCTGCACGCACACGATGCGGTGGCCCGGGTCACCGGCGAGGGCGCGCGCGACTGA
- a CDS encoding phosphoglycolate phosphatase gives MSAAVAAQATQAFPKAVLFDLDGTLLDSAPDMLAVANLMRAQHGLAPMPLDDLRAHVSKGSRAMLGAAFPHVDASERDGWVHQFLDLYERELGLHGAPFDGVEPMLAALEAAGRPWGIVTNKPEYLARKLMPLLGWETRCAVLIGGDTLAVRKPDPLPLTVAAQQIGIDPADCVYVGDDERDILAARGAGMASVVALWGYRLAEDDPIAWQGDVLIDAPSDLIEAGAWPATR, from the coding sequence ATGAGCGCGGCGGTAGCGGCTCAAGCGACGCAGGCGTTCCCCAAGGCGGTGCTGTTCGACCTGGACGGCACCTTGCTCGACAGCGCGCCGGACATGCTCGCGGTCGCCAACCTCATGCGCGCGCAGCACGGGCTCGCACCGATGCCGCTCGACGACTTGCGCGCGCACGTGTCGAAGGGTTCGCGGGCGATGCTCGGCGCGGCGTTTCCGCATGTCGATGCGAGCGAGCGCGACGGCTGGGTGCATCAGTTCCTCGATCTGTACGAACGCGAGCTCGGCCTGCACGGCGCGCCATTCGACGGCGTCGAACCGATGCTCGCGGCGCTGGAAGCCGCCGGCCGGCCGTGGGGCATCGTCACTAATAAACCTGAGTACCTGGCGCGCAAGCTGATGCCGCTGCTGGGTTGGGAAACCCGTTGCGCGGTGCTGATCGGCGGCGACACCCTGGCGGTGCGCAAGCCCGATCCGCTGCCGTTGACCGTCGCCGCGCAACAGATCGGCATCGATCCGGCCGATTGCGTCTACGTCGGCGACGATGAACGCGACATCCTCGCCGCGCGCGGGGCCGGCATGGCCTCGGTAGTCGCGCTGTGGGGGTATCGCTTGGCCGAGGACGACCCGATCGCGTGGCAGGGCGATGTCCTGATCGACGCGCCGTCGGACCTGATCGAGGCGGGCGCATGGCCGGCGACGCGATGA
- the phbB gene encoding acetoacetyl-CoA reductase, with the protein MQSRVALVTGGTGGIGTSIVKRLAQMGHKVATNYRDEAKGRAWQAQLKEQGIDVTIAHGDVSSAEHAQTLIRDIERQLGPVDILVNNAGITRDSTFHRMTSDQWSDVIGTNLNSCFNVTRPVIEGMRERKWGRIVQISSINGQKGQYGQANYAAAKAGMHGFTISLAQENAKFGITVNTVSPGYIATDMVMAVPEDVRNKIVAQIPTGRLGTPEEIAYAVSFFVPDEAGWITGANLSANGGQYMGW; encoded by the coding sequence ATGCAGTCACGCGTTGCACTCGTCACCGGCGGTACCGGTGGCATCGGCACCTCGATCGTCAAGCGCCTGGCCCAGATGGGGCATAAGGTCGCGACCAACTATCGGGACGAAGCCAAGGGGCGCGCCTGGCAGGCGCAGTTGAAGGAACAGGGCATCGACGTGACCATCGCCCACGGCGACGTGTCCTCGGCCGAACACGCGCAAACGCTGATCCGCGATATCGAACGCCAGCTCGGCCCGGTCGACATCCTGGTCAACAACGCCGGCATCACCCGCGACTCCACTTTCCACCGCATGACCTCCGATCAGTGGAGCGACGTCATCGGCACCAACCTCAATTCCTGCTTCAACGTCACCCGTCCGGTGATCGAGGGCATGCGCGAGCGCAAGTGGGGCCGGATCGTGCAGATCAGCTCGATCAACGGTCAGAAAGGCCAGTACGGCCAGGCCAACTACGCCGCGGCCAAGGCCGGCATGCACGGCTTCACCATTTCGCTGGCGCAGGAAAACGCCAAGTTCGGGATCACCGTCAACACCGTGTCGCCGGGCTATATCGCCACCGACATGGTCATGGCCGTGCCCGAGGACGTGCGCAACAAGATCGTCGCCCAGATCCCGACCGGACGCCTGGGCACGCCGGAGGAAATCGCCTACGCGGTGAGCTTCTTCGTACCCGACGAAGCCGGCTGGATCACCGGCGCCAACCTGTCCGCCAACGGCGGCCAGTACATGGGCTGGTAA
- the ubiG gene encoding bifunctional 2-polyprenyl-6-hydroxyphenol methylase/3-demethylubiquinol 3-O-methyltransferase UbiG codes for MSAASNASTSSGDSSGTGASHDNFSQAELDKFGALANRWWDPQGPQKPLHALNPVRLDYVAQRAALRDAQVLDVGCGGGLLSEALAGAGAQVSAIDLAPELIKVAKLHRLETGVAVDYRLQSVESLAQERPESFDAITCMEMLEHVPDPAAIVRACASLLKPGGRLFVSTLNRTPAAFALAIVGAEYLTRLVPKGTHQYRDFIKPSELAGWLRDNGLQLEDVSGLMYEPWRNTARITSRTEINYLACAFKPELSA; via the coding sequence ATGAGCGCAGCCAGCAACGCATCGACTTCCTCCGGCGATTCGTCCGGCACCGGCGCGAGCCACGACAATTTCAGCCAGGCCGAACTCGACAAGTTCGGCGCCCTGGCCAACCGCTGGTGGGACCCGCAAGGTCCGCAAAAGCCGCTGCACGCGCTCAATCCGGTGCGCCTGGACTACGTCGCCCAGCGCGCGGCGTTGCGCGACGCGCAGGTGCTCGACGTCGGCTGCGGCGGCGGGCTGCTCAGCGAGGCGCTGGCCGGCGCCGGCGCGCAGGTCAGCGCGATCGATCTGGCGCCCGAGCTGATCAAGGTCGCCAAGCTGCATCGGCTCGAAACCGGCGTGGCGGTGGATTACCGGCTGCAGTCGGTCGAATCGTTGGCGCAAGAGCGGCCGGAAAGTTTCGATGCGATCACGTGCATGGAAATGCTCGAACACGTGCCCGACCCGGCCGCGATCGTGCGCGCCTGCGCGAGCCTGCTCAAGCCCGGCGGACGCCTGTTCGTGTCGACCCTCAATCGCACCCCGGCCGCGTTCGCGCTGGCGATCGTCGGCGCCGAGTACCTGACCCGGCTGGTGCCGAAGGGGACGCATCAATACCGCGACTTCATCAAGCCGTCCGAGCTGGCCGGCTGGCTGCGCGACAACGGTCTGCAGCTGGAAGACGTCAGCGGGCTGATGTACGAGCCGTGGCGAAACACCGCGCGGATCACCTCGCGCACTGAGATCAATTACCTGGCCTGCGCGTTCAAGCCGGAACTCAGCGCATGA
- a CDS encoding TRZ/ATZ family hydrolase has protein sequence MTENAPVPCDLLIEAGWVVPVQPHAVVLEDHAVAVKAGVIVDILPIADARERYAAAETVSRPESALIPGLVNAHTHNPMTLLRGIADDLPLMEWLQGHIWPVEAAVIGPQFVEDGITLAIAEMLRGGTTCANENYFFPDVQAAVYKRHGFRARVGLPVIDFPTAWAKTSDEYFDRAGEVHDLWRDDALVATAFAPHAPYTVSDANFERVRMLADQLDLPVHLHTHETAQEIADSIKQHGQRPLARLDRLGLVTDRLIAVHMTQLTDAEIALCAERGVSVVHCPESNLKLASGFCPACKLHHAGVNLAIGTDGCASNNDLDMFGETRTAAILAKAVADDASALDAFASLRAATLGGAKALGFDAKVGSIEIGKQADLVCVDLGQIETQPVHHVVSQLIYATGRHQVGDVWIAGRAKLRERRLVDMDTAALIANARQWRERIAAIKR, from the coding sequence ATGACCGAGAACGCCCCTGTTCCTTGCGACCTGTTGATCGAAGCAGGCTGGGTGGTACCGGTCCAACCGCATGCGGTCGTGCTCGAAGACCACGCCGTCGCGGTCAAGGCCGGCGTCATCGTCGACATCCTGCCGATCGCCGACGCGCGCGAGCGCTACGCCGCCGCGGAAACCGTCAGCCGCCCCGAGTCGGCGCTGATCCCGGGCCTGGTCAACGCCCACACCCACAACCCGATGACCCTGCTGCGCGGGATCGCCGACGATCTGCCGCTGATGGAATGGCTGCAAGGCCATATCTGGCCGGTCGAGGCGGCGGTGATCGGGCCGCAGTTCGTCGAGGACGGCATCACCCTGGCGATCGCCGAGATGCTGCGCGGCGGCACCACCTGCGCCAACGAAAACTACTTCTTCCCCGACGTGCAGGCCGCGGTCTACAAGCGCCACGGCTTCCGCGCCCGGGTCGGCCTGCCGGTGATCGATTTCCCGACCGCCTGGGCCAAGACCTCCGACGAATACTTCGACCGCGCCGGCGAGGTCCACGACCTGTGGCGCGACGACGCGCTGGTCGCGACCGCGTTCGCGCCGCATGCGCCGTACACGGTCAGCGACGCCAATTTCGAACGCGTGCGCATGCTGGCCGATCAGCTCGACCTGCCGGTGCATCTGCACACCCACGAGACCGCGCAGGAAATCGCCGACTCGATCAAGCAGCACGGCCAGCGCCCGCTGGCGCGGCTGGACCGGCTGGGCCTGGTCACCGACCGCCTGATCGCGGTCCACATGACCCAGCTCACCGACGCGGAGATCGCCCTTTGCGCCGAGCGCGGCGTGAGCGTGGTGCATTGCCCCGAATCCAACCTCAAGCTGGCCTCGGGCTTCTGCCCGGCCTGCAAGCTGCACCACGCCGGGGTCAACCTGGCGATCGGCACCGACGGCTGCGCCAGCAACAACGACCTGGACATGTTCGGCGAGACCCGCACCGCGGCGATCCTGGCCAAGGCCGTCGCCGACGACGCCTCGGCGCTGGACGCGTTCGCCTCGCTGCGCGCGGCGACCCTGGGCGGCGCCAAGGCGCTGGGCTTCGACGCCAAGGTCGGTTCGATCGAGATCGGCAAGCAGGCCGATCTGGTCTGCGTCGACCTGGGCCAGATCGAGACCCAGCCGGTGCATCACGTGGTCTCGCAGCTGATCTACGCGACCGGCCGGCATCAGGTCGGCGACGTGTGGATCGCCGGCCGCGCCAAGCTGCGCGAGCGCCGGCTGGTCGACATGGACACCGCGGCGCTGATCGCCAACGCACGCCAGTGGCGCGAGCGGATCGCCGCGATCAAGCGTTGA
- the efp gene encoding elongation factor P, translating to MASLGMNDVKTGQKILVNNDPCIITETEYVKPGKGQAFTRIKYRSIKSGRVVEMTMKATDNVEQADVVDTDMQYLYSDGEYWHFMNQESFEQVQSDKAGMGGAEKWLKGEEECVVTLWNGVPIAVQPPNFVELKITETDPGVRGDTSGGGGKPATLETGAVVRVPLFVGQDEIIKVDTRSGEYVSRVK from the coding sequence ATGGCCAGCCTAGGCATGAACGACGTCAAGACCGGACAGAAGATCCTGGTCAACAACGACCCGTGCATCATCACCGAGACTGAGTACGTCAAGCCGGGCAAGGGCCAGGCGTTCACCCGCATCAAGTACCGCAGCATCAAGTCCGGCCGCGTGGTCGAAATGACCATGAAGGCCACCGACAACGTCGAGCAGGCCGACGTGGTCGACACCGACATGCAGTACCTGTACTCCGACGGCGAGTACTGGCATTTCATGAACCAGGAATCGTTCGAGCAGGTCCAGTCCGACAAGGCCGGCATGGGCGGCGCGGAGAAGTGGCTCAAGGGCGAGGAAGAGTGCGTGGTGACGCTGTGGAACGGCGTGCCGATCGCGGTCCAGCCGCCGAACTTCGTCGAGCTCAAGATCACCGAGACCGACCCGGGCGTGCGCGGCGATACCTCGGGCGGCGGCGGCAAGCCGGCGACCCTGGAAACCGGCGCGGTCGTGCGCGTGCCGCTGTTCGTCGGCCAGGACGAGATCATCAAGGTCGACACCCGTTCGGGCGAGTACGTCAGCCGGGTGAAGTGA
- the epmB gene encoding EF-P beta-lysylation protein EpmB: MIPAAPLALHPAPTAATPARWQALWRDAIRDPRELLALLGLDGAGLAISDAAAAQFPLRVPRGFVARMRHGDPNDPLLRQVLPLDDEMRPMPGFSLDAVGDGAAKAGAGVIRKYRGRALLIATGSCAVHCRYCFRRHFPYAEETAAAAGWREAVAAIAADPDIDEVILSGGDPWSLATPKLAELSHALAQVGHIKRLRIHTRLPVVLPERVDAALTQWLRALPWPVAIVLHANHANEFDADVDAAMQRLRASGATLLNQAVLLRGVNDSLEALAALSERSYAAGVLPYYLHQLDRVQGSAHFEIGDDAARELHRRLAARVSGYLVPKLVREVAGDPGKRPL; encoded by the coding sequence ATGATACCTGCTGCACCACTCGCCTTACACCCGGCCCCCACGGCCGCCACGCCCGCGCGCTGGCAGGCGCTGTGGCGCGACGCGATCCGCGACCCGCGCGAGCTGCTGGCCCTGCTCGGCCTGGACGGCGCCGGCCTAGCGATCAGCGACGCGGCCGCGGCCCAGTTCCCGCTGCGGGTGCCGCGCGGCTTCGTCGCGCGCATGCGCCACGGCGACCCGAACGACCCGCTGCTGCGCCAGGTCCTGCCGCTGGACGACGAGATGCGGCCGATGCCGGGCTTCAGCCTGGACGCGGTCGGCGACGGCGCGGCCAAGGCCGGCGCCGGGGTCATCCGCAAATACCGCGGCCGCGCCCTGCTGATCGCGACCGGCAGCTGCGCGGTCCATTGCCGCTACTGCTTCCGCCGTCACTTTCCCTATGCCGAGGAAACTGCCGCCGCGGCCGGCTGGCGCGAGGCGGTGGCGGCGATCGCCGCCGATCCGGACATCGACGAGGTGATCCTGTCGGGCGGCGACCCGTGGTCGCTGGCCACGCCGAAGCTGGCCGAACTCAGCCACGCCCTGGCCCAGGTCGGGCACATCAAGCGCCTGCGCATCCACACCCGCCTGCCGGTGGTGCTGCCCGAGCGGGTCGATGCCGCCCTGACCCAATGGCTGCGCGCCCTGCCGTGGCCGGTGGCGATCGTGCTGCATGCCAATCACGCCAACGAATTCGACGCCGACGTCGACGCCGCGATGCAGCGCCTGCGCGCAAGCGGCGCCACCTTGCTCAATCAGGCGGTACTGCTGCGCGGGGTCAACGACAGCCTCGAGGCGCTGGCCGCGCTGAGCGAGCGCAGTTACGCCGCCGGCGTGCTGCCCTACTACCTGCATCAACTCGATCGCGTGCAGGGCTCGGCCCATTTCGAAATCGGCGACGACGCCGCGCGCGAGCTGCATCGCCGGCTCGCCGCGCGCGTTTCCGGCTACCTCGTGCCCAAGCTGGTGCGAGAAGTGGCAGGCGACCCGGGCAAGCGACCGTTGTAA
- the phaR gene encoding polyhydroxyalkanoate synthesis repressor PhaR, whose protein sequence is MASTRIIKKYPNRRLYDTEISSYITIEDVRQLIVDGEEFEVRDARSGDDLTRQVLLQIIAEHEQDGEPVLSTQLLSQIIRFYGDSLQGFMGNYLERSMQVFLDQQQQFRNQMGGMLGQTPWAMMNQLTERNMTLWKEFQQNLSGSVGQPTTPKPKSDKREPDKREPDKRG, encoded by the coding sequence ATGGCCTCGACCCGCATCATCAAGAAGTACCCGAACCGTCGTCTCTACGACACCGAGATCTCCAGCTACATCACCATCGAGGACGTACGCCAGCTCATCGTCGACGGCGAGGAGTTCGAAGTTCGCGATGCGCGCTCCGGCGACGACCTCACCCGTCAGGTGCTTCTGCAGATCATCGCCGAGCACGAACAGGACGGCGAACCGGTGCTCTCGACCCAGTTGCTCAGCCAGATCATCCGTTTCTACGGCGACTCGCTGCAGGGCTTCATGGGCAACTACCTGGAACGCTCGATGCAGGTCTTTCTCGACCAGCAACAGCAGTTCCGCAACCAGATGGGCGGCATGCTCGGACAGACTCCGTGGGCGATGATGAATCAGCTCACCGAGCGCAACATGACCCTGTGGAAGGAATTCCAGCAGAACCTGTCCGGCAGCGTGGGCCAGCCGACCACGCCCAAGCCCAAGAGCGACAAGCGCGAACCGGACAAGCGCGAGCCCGACAAGCGCGGTTGA